Proteins encoded in a region of the Novibacillus thermophilus genome:
- a CDS encoding ATP-binding protein — MLVENGEYRVALDDPYRAEDGNPWKELLHVMDSLTDGIFLLDQAKRVVGVNRTAQKMLGWTEEEWQQGFDFCRQACDGVVSEYNDEGLSNCANCRIFQENCPYVEMVLRKKNGERLAVTASSTVMEAKQDQPVCTVMAIRDISKQKRRAKEHLSQRLSNKLMQALEDERKRISKELHDGIGQSLFGIQMTLNLLKDRFEQLGLEEYYRNLYDMTTQTLEDVRHICTELRPSILDDLGLVPAIRSYVKRMQSSVPFEVTFKYNANVRLDPHMETALFRIFQEALSNAVKYSEAEQFTVDLSCGENGVALTIEDDGKGFLPEEIGENGCGLGLLGMKERVAQLNGCIDIDSEIGRGTRIHVALPERGLRQ; from the coding sequence ATGCTAGTAGAAAACGGAGAGTACCGTGTCGCTCTCGATGACCCCTATCGGGCAGAGGACGGCAATCCGTGGAAGGAGTTACTGCATGTGATGGACTCTCTGACAGACGGGATATTCCTCTTGGACCAGGCGAAACGCGTCGTCGGAGTGAACCGGACGGCACAAAAAATGCTGGGATGGACCGAAGAAGAGTGGCAGCAAGGATTTGATTTTTGCCGTCAGGCGTGTGACGGCGTCGTTTCGGAATACAACGACGAGGGGTTATCCAATTGCGCCAATTGCCGTATTTTTCAGGAGAACTGCCCTTACGTGGAAATGGTGTTGCGCAAAAAGAACGGCGAACGCCTGGCCGTCACGGCGAGCAGCACGGTCATGGAGGCAAAGCAGGACCAGCCCGTGTGTACAGTGATGGCCATTCGCGACATTTCCAAACAGAAAAGACGGGCGAAAGAGCATCTGTCGCAACGGTTGAGCAACAAATTGATGCAAGCGCTGGAAGATGAACGAAAGCGAATCTCGAAAGAATTGCACGACGGTATCGGTCAAAGCCTGTTCGGCATTCAAATGACGTTAAATTTGCTGAAGGATCGATTTGAGCAGTTGGGACTGGAGGAATATTACCGGAATTTGTACGACATGACGACGCAGACGTTGGAAGACGTGCGCCATATTTGCACGGAACTTCGCCCTTCGATCTTAGATGACCTCGGACTGGTGCCGGCGATCCGCTCGTACGTCAAAAGGATGCAGTCTTCCGTCCCCTTTGAGGTGACGTTTAAGTACAACGCCAACGTGCGGTTGGACCCCCATATGGAGACGGCGTTGTTCCGCATTTTTCAGGAGGCGCTCAGCAACGCAGTCAAGTATTCAGAAGCGGAGCAGTTTACCGTCGATTTATCCTGTGGGGAGAACGGTGTCGCATTGACCATCGAAGATGACGGGAAAGGTTTTTTACCGGAGGAGATCGGTGAAAACGGCTGCGGTTTAGGTCTGCTCGGAATGAAAGAGCGCGTCGCCCAGCTAAACGGATGTATCGACATCGATTCCGAGATCGGACGGGGAACGCGCATACACGTCGCGCTGCCAGAAAGGGGGCTCCGTCAATGA